In a single window of the Desulfovibrio mangrovi genome:
- the ade gene encoding adenine deaminase: MTELNTLIAAARGEEPADLLVRNVQLVNVLSGEIHPAHIAVRDGVIIGFEEYEAKTVVDAGGRFCVPGLIDGHIHIESTLLSPPRFAEAAAAHGTAAVVCDPHEIANVMGTEGIEYMLAASENLPLSVFVMMPSCVPATHMETSGAVLTDVHVRDFLDRYPERILGLAEMMNYPGVLFRDSGVIAKLEAARGRVIDGHAPLLQGKDLNAYVIGGPASDHETSTIEEAREKLRKGMHLMVREGSQEHNMHELMAVLNDFNSQRTSFVCDDRLVNDLVANGHMDDILRKAMAEGLHPVRAVQMATINTARYFGLYRRGAVAPGYRADFVLLDDLKSFAIADCYLNGKRVVESSFAASAPFSGNTMHVKSLTEDDLRIPEHTGKLRAIGIIPGQIITEDQHLEPRIANGEAVADPTRDLAKLAVFERHNATGNVGLGFVTGLGLKAGALAGSVAHDSHNLIVGGMSDADMIVATREVVRIGGGLAVAHDGKVLASLPLPIAGLMSDAPVQDVLDGLQAINDALGTLGYKLGSPFAALSFLALPVIPALKLTDKGLVDVTTFQLVDLWVQE, encoded by the coding sequence ATGACTGAACTCAATACGCTCATTGCCGCCGCACGCGGCGAAGAACCAGCCGACCTGCTGGTACGCAACGTCCAGCTGGTGAACGTGCTTTCCGGCGAAATCCACCCCGCCCATATCGCGGTGCGCGACGGCGTGATCATCGGCTTTGAGGAATACGAAGCCAAGACCGTTGTGGACGCTGGCGGACGCTTCTGCGTGCCCGGCCTCATCGACGGCCATATCCACATCGAATCCACGCTGCTCTCGCCACCCCGTTTTGCCGAGGCCGCCGCAGCACACGGCACCGCCGCCGTCGTCTGCGACCCGCACGAGATAGCCAACGTCATGGGCACGGAAGGCATTGAATACATGCTGGCGGCAAGCGAGAATCTGCCGCTTTCCGTCTTCGTGATGATGCCCTCGTGCGTGCCCGCGACACACATGGAGACCTCCGGCGCAGTGCTGACGGACGTGCATGTACGCGATTTTCTTGACCGCTATCCCGAGCGCATTCTCGGCCTTGCGGAGATGATGAACTACCCCGGCGTGCTGTTCCGCGACTCCGGCGTAATCGCCAAGCTGGAAGCCGCCCGCGGCCGCGTCATCGACGGCCACGCACCGCTGCTGCAGGGCAAGGATCTGAATGCCTACGTCATCGGCGGTCCCGCCAGCGACCATGAAACCTCCACAATCGAGGAAGCCCGCGAGAAACTGCGCAAGGGCATGCACCTCATGGTGCGCGAAGGCTCGCAGGAACATAACATGCACGAGCTCATGGCCGTGCTGAACGACTTCAACAGCCAGCGCACCTCCTTCGTCTGTGACGACAGGCTGGTGAACGACCTTGTGGCCAACGGCCACATGGACGACATTCTGCGCAAGGCCATGGCGGAAGGTCTGCACCCCGTACGCGCCGTGCAGATGGCCACCATAAACACCGCCCGCTACTTCGGCCTGTACCGCCGCGGCGCAGTGGCCCCCGGCTATCGCGCGGACTTCGTACTGCTGGACGACCTGAAGAGTTTTGCCATTGCGGACTGCTACCTGAACGGCAAGCGCGTGGTGGAAAGCAGCTTTGCCGCCTCCGCGCCCTTCTCCGGCAACACCATGCACGTGAAGAGCCTGACCGAGGACGACCTGCGCATTCCCGAACACACGGGGAAGCTGCGCGCCATCGGCATCATTCCGGGCCAGATCATTACGGAAGACCAGCATCTGGAACCAAGAATCGCCAACGGCGAGGCAGTTGCCGACCCAACCCGCGATCTGGCCAAGCTGGCCGTGTTCGAACGCCACAACGCCACCGGCAACGTGGGGCTCGGCTTCGTGACCGGTCTCGGCCTCAAGGCCGGTGCCCTTGCCGGTTCCGTGGCGCATGACTCCCACAACCTCATCGTGGGCGGCATGTCCGATGCAGACATGATCGTTGCCACGCGAGAAGTCGTACGCATCGGCGGCGGCCTTGCGGTGGCCCACGATGGCAAGGTGCTGGCCTCTCTGCCCCTGCCCATTGCAGGACTCATGAGCGACGCCCCCGTGCAGGACGTTCTGGACGGCCTGCAGGCCATCAACGACGCCCTCGGCACCCTTGGCTACAAGCTCGGCAGCCCCTTTGCCGCGCTCTCC
- a CDS encoding ABC transporter permease: protein MLDDITFIAKIAMKSSVAVCFAALGEIYAERSGVLNLGVEGMMLMGALAGVAAGSATGNPVLATLGGMAVGGLLALLHAFFAITLRVNQTLSGLALTILGAGLSSFLGRAYIGKAALRMKVYVVPYLSDIPVIGNIFFKQTPLVYLAYILVPLGAWLLFRTRLGLKIRAVGEDAASADAVGVNVAAIRYGCTVFGGCMAGLGGAYLSLAYTPGWKENMTMGQGWIAIAMVIFATWYPFRAFLGALLFGGLTALQFFFQATGVELIPVNVLRMFPYLATILVLIVVMRLDRTQGRGAAPAALGIPFSREG, encoded by the coding sequence ATGCTCGACGACATTACCTTCATCGCCAAAATCGCCATGAAATCCTCCGTGGCGGTCTGCTTCGCCGCCTTGGGCGAAATCTACGCTGAACGCAGCGGCGTGCTGAACCTCGGCGTGGAAGGCATGATGCTCATGGGCGCACTGGCCGGTGTGGCTGCGGGTTCCGCCACCGGCAACCCCGTGCTGGCCACGCTCGGCGGCATGGCCGTGGGCGGTCTGCTGGCCCTGCTGCACGCCTTTTTCGCCATTACCCTGCGCGTGAACCAGACCCTTTCCGGCCTTGCGCTGACCATTCTTGGCGCGGGGCTTTCCAGCTTTCTCGGCCGCGCATACATCGGCAAGGCCGCGCTACGCATGAAGGTCTACGTGGTACCGTATCTCAGCGACATTCCGGTCATCGGCAACATATTCTTCAAGCAGACGCCGCTGGTCTACCTTGCCTACATCCTCGTACCGCTGGGCGCATGGCTGCTCTTCCGTACCCGTCTGGGTCTGAAGATCCGCGCCGTGGGCGAAGATGCCGCCTCCGCCGACGCCGTGGGCGTGAACGTGGCCGCCATCCGCTACGGCTGCACGGTCTTCGGCGGCTGCATGGCGGGCCTTGGCGGCGCATATCTCTCGCTGGCCTACACCCCGGGCTGGAAGGAAAACATGACCATGGGCCAAGGCTGGATCGCCATCGCCATGGTCATCTTCGCCACTTGGTACCCCTTCCGCGCCTTTCTCGGCGCACTGCTCTTCGGCGGCCTGACCGCGCTGCAGTTCTTCTTCCAGGCCACGGGCGTGGAACTCATCCCCGTGAACGTGCTGCGCATGTTCCCCTATCTTGCAACAATACTGGTGCTCATCGTGGTGATGCGCCTTGATCGTACACAGGGACGCGGGGCCGCTCCGGCTGCGCTCGGCATCCCCTTCAGCCGGGAGGGCTGA